The proteins below come from a single Mycobacterium parmense genomic window:
- the topA gene encoding type I DNA topoisomerase: MADPKLKDRESGRNGSRRRLVIVESPTKARKLAGYLGSSYIVESSRGHIRDLPRAAADVPAKYKSEPWARLGVNVDADFEPLYIISPEKKHTVTELRDLLKGVDELYLATDGDREGEAIAWHLLETLKPNVPVKRMVFHEITEPAILEAAENPRDLDIDLVDAQETRRILDRLYGYEVSPVLWKKVAPRLSAGRVQSVATRIIVQRERDRMAFRSASYWDIVAQLDASVSDAKAQPPTFSARLTSVDGLRVASGRDFDSLGQLRKADEVTVLDEARATELAEGLRGAQLNVASVEEKPYTRRPYAPFMTSTLQQEAGRKLRFSSERTMSIAQRLYENGYITYMRTDSTTLSESAINAARTQARQLYGAEYVSPSPRQYTRKVKNAQEAHEAIRPAGDTFATPDAVRRELDGDEFRLYELIWQRTVASQMADARGTTLSLRINGRVQAAQTREVQFSASGRTITFAGFLKAYVETVDELVGGEADDAESRLPQLTQGQRLDVLELHPDGHATNPPARYTEASLVKALEELGIGRPSTYSSIIKTIQDRGYVHKKGSALVPSWVAFAVTGLLEQHFGRLVDYDFTAAMEDELDAIASGQERRTDWLNNFYFGGEHGVADSVARSGGLKKLVGVNLEGIDAREVNSIKLFDDEQGRPVYVRVGKNGPYLERMVTGDPDDPSGELKPQRANLNDSLTPDELTLEVAEELFATPQEGRSLGVDPETGHEIVAKDGRYGPYVTEILPEPPGGDDGSAGTPAKKGKKPTGPKPRTGSLLRSMDLQTVTLEDALKLLSLPRVVGVDPQTGEEITAQNGRYGPYLKRGTDSRSLATEDQIFGITLDEALKIYAEPKRRGRQSAAAPPLRELGTDPASGKPMVVKDGRFGPYVTDGETNASLRKGDDVASITDERAAELLADRRARGPAKRPAKKAARKAPAKKAPAKRAAKKT; this comes from the coding sequence TTGGCTGACCCGAAGCTGAAGGACCGCGAAAGCGGGCGAAATGGGAGCCGTAGGCGACTGGTGATCGTGGAGTCGCCGACCAAGGCGCGCAAATTGGCCGGCTATCTGGGCTCTTCGTACATCGTCGAGTCCTCCCGCGGCCACATCCGCGACCTGCCCCGGGCGGCCGCCGACGTCCCCGCGAAGTACAAATCGGAGCCGTGGGCCAGGCTCGGGGTCAACGTCGACGCCGACTTCGAGCCGCTCTACATCATCAGCCCGGAGAAAAAGCACACGGTCACCGAGCTCAGGGACCTGCTCAAGGGTGTCGACGAGCTCTACCTGGCCACGGACGGTGACCGCGAGGGCGAAGCCATCGCCTGGCACCTGCTGGAAACCCTGAAGCCGAATGTCCCGGTCAAGCGGATGGTGTTCCACGAGATCACCGAGCCGGCGATCCTCGAGGCCGCCGAGAACCCCCGCGACCTCGACATCGACCTGGTCGACGCGCAGGAGACGCGGCGCATCCTGGACCGGTTGTACGGCTACGAGGTCAGCCCGGTGCTGTGGAAGAAGGTGGCGCCGAGGCTTTCCGCCGGCCGCGTCCAATCGGTGGCCACCCGTATCATCGTGCAGCGCGAGCGCGACCGCATGGCGTTCCGCAGCGCTTCCTACTGGGACATCGTCGCCCAGCTCGACGCCAGCGTCTCCGACGCGAAGGCCCAGCCACCCACCTTCTCCGCCCGGCTGACCTCGGTGGACGGCCTGCGCGTGGCCTCCGGACGCGACTTCGACTCCCTGGGCCAGCTGCGTAAGGCCGACGAGGTCACCGTGCTCGACGAGGCGCGGGCCACCGAGCTGGCCGAGGGCCTGCGAGGGGCCCAGCTCAACGTCGCGTCGGTCGAGGAGAAGCCCTACACGCGGCGTCCGTACGCGCCGTTCATGACGTCGACGCTGCAGCAGGAGGCGGGCCGCAAGCTGCGGTTCTCCTCGGAGCGCACGATGAGCATCGCGCAGCGGCTGTACGAGAACGGCTACATCACCTACATGCGTACCGACTCGACGACGTTGTCGGAATCGGCCATCAACGCCGCACGCACCCAGGCGCGTCAGCTCTACGGCGCGGAGTACGTCTCGCCGTCACCGCGCCAGTACACCCGCAAGGTCAAAAACGCGCAGGAGGCCCACGAGGCCATCCGGCCCGCCGGCGACACCTTCGCCACGCCCGACGCGGTGCGCCGCGAACTCGACGGCGACGAATTCCGGCTCTACGAGCTGATCTGGCAGCGCACGGTGGCCTCGCAGATGGCCGACGCGCGCGGTACCACGCTGAGCCTGCGGATCAACGGCAGAGTCCAGGCCGCGCAGACAAGGGAAGTGCAGTTCTCGGCCAGCGGCCGCACGATCACCTTCGCGGGCTTCCTCAAGGCCTACGTGGAGACCGTGGACGAGCTGGTCGGCGGCGAGGCCGACGACGCCGAAAGCCGGCTGCCGCAGCTGACCCAGGGGCAGCGCCTCGACGTCCTCGAGCTCCACCCCGACGGTCACGCCACCAACCCGCCCGCCCGGTACACCGAGGCGTCGCTGGTCAAGGCGCTCGAGGAGTTGGGGATCGGGCGCCCTTCGACGTACTCGTCGATCATCAAGACCATCCAGGACCGCGGCTACGTGCACAAGAAGGGCAGCGCGCTGGTGCCGTCGTGGGTGGCGTTCGCCGTGACGGGTCTGCTGGAGCAGCACTTCGGCCGGCTGGTCGACTACGACTTCACCGCCGCCATGGAGGACGAGCTCGACGCGATCGCCTCGGGCCAGGAGCGGCGCACCGACTGGCTCAACAACTTCTACTTCGGCGGCGAGCACGGGGTGGCCGACTCGGTGGCCCGCTCCGGCGGCCTGAAGAAGCTGGTCGGGGTCAACCTCGAGGGCATCGACGCGCGAGAAGTCAACTCCATCAAGCTGTTCGACGACGAGCAGGGCCGTCCGGTCTATGTCCGGGTGGGCAAGAACGGGCCGTACCTGGAGCGCATGGTCACCGGCGACCCCGATGATCCCAGCGGTGAGCTCAAGCCGCAGCGCGCCAACCTCAACGACTCGCTGACCCCCGACGAGCTGACGCTGGAGGTGGCCGAGGAGCTCTTCGCCACCCCACAGGAGGGCCGCTCCCTGGGGGTGGATCCGGAGACGGGCCACGAGATCGTCGCCAAGGACGGCAGGTACGGGCCGTACGTGACCGAGATCCTGCCCGAGCCGCCCGGCGGCGACGACGGCAGCGCCGGCACCCCGGCCAAGAAGGGCAAGAAACCCACCGGGCCCAAGCCCAGGACCGGTTCGCTGCTGCGCAGCATGGACCTGCAGACCGTCACCCTCGAGGACGCGCTCAAACTGCTGTCGCTGCCCCGGGTGGTCGGCGTCGACCCGCAGACCGGCGAGGAGATCACCGCGCAGAACGGCCGTTACGGCCCATACCTGAAGCGCGGCACGGACTCTCGCTCACTGGCGACCGAGGACCAGATCTTCGGGATCACTCTCGACGAGGCGCTGAAGATCTACGCCGAGCCCAAGCGCCGCGGCAGGCAGAGCGCGGCCGCGCCGCCGCTGCGCGAACTGGGCACCGACCCGGCGTCGGGCAAGCCGATGGTGGTCAAGGACGGCCGGTTCGGGCCGTACGTCACCGACGGCGAGACCAACGCGAGCCTGCGCAAGGGCGATGACGTCGCGTCCATCACCGACGAGCGCGCCGCCGAGCTGCTGGCCGACCGCAGGGCGCGGGGCCCCGCCAAGCGGCCCGCCAAGAAAGCCGCCCGCAAGGCGCCGGCCAAGAAGGCCCCGGCCAAGCGGGCCGCGAAGAAGACCTGA
- a CDS encoding adenylate/guanylate cyclase domain-containing protein codes for MLLNCRQVCGDRYGGIVATTASLPGRISAFVRWVVRTPWPLFSLSMLQADIIGALFVLGFLRYALPPEDRIQLQDLPALNLAIFGLSLVVLVLAGWAVSLKLLMPVFRWQRRDILLADADPAATELARSRALRMPFYRTLTSMVAWAIGGVVFIIASWSVARFAAPVVAVATGLGAAATAIIGYLQSERVLRPVAVAALRSGVPENVQAPGVILRQMLTWMLSTAVPVLAIVLAVVADKASLLHATPEKLFTPILLLAVAALGIGFVSTLLVAMSIADPLRQLRWALSEVQRGNYNAHMQIYDASELGLLQAGFNDMVRDLSERQRLRDLFGRYVGEDVARRALERGTELGGQERDVAVLFVDLVGSTKLAATRPPAEVVHLLNEFFRVVVDTVGKHGGFVNKFQGDAALAIFGAPIEHPDSSGGALAAARELHDELLPVIGSAEFGIGVSSGRAIAGHIGAQARFEYTVIGDPVNEAARLTELAKLESGHVLASAIAVSGALDAEALCWDVGEVVELRGRAAPTQLARPLKLAGVSNSAPSRARPSDMPSEAIGPGY; via the coding sequence ATACTTCTGAATTGCCGACAAGTCTGTGGTGACCGATACGGTGGGATCGTGGCAACAACGGCATCACTTCCCGGGCGGATCAGCGCATTCGTCCGCTGGGTGGTGCGCACCCCGTGGCCGCTGTTCTCGCTGAGCATGCTGCAGGCCGACATCATCGGCGCGCTGTTCGTGCTCGGTTTCCTGCGCTACGCCCTGCCCCCCGAGGACCGCATCCAGCTTCAGGACCTGCCTGCGCTGAACCTGGCGATCTTCGGATTGTCGTTGGTGGTCCTGGTCCTGGCCGGCTGGGCCGTCAGCCTCAAGCTGCTGATGCCGGTCTTCCGCTGGCAGCGGCGCGACATCCTGCTGGCCGACGCCGACCCGGCCGCCACCGAGCTGGCCCGCAGCCGCGCGCTGCGGATGCCCTTCTACCGGACCCTCACCAGCATGGTGGCCTGGGCCATTGGTGGCGTGGTGTTCATCATCGCGAGCTGGTCGGTGGCCAGGTTCGCCGCGCCCGTCGTGGCCGTCGCCACCGGCCTGGGCGCGGCCGCCACCGCGATCATCGGCTACCTGCAGTCCGAGCGCGTGCTCCGGCCGGTGGCGGTGGCCGCCCTGCGCAGCGGCGTGCCCGAGAACGTCCAGGCACCCGGCGTGATCCTGCGCCAGATGCTGACCTGGATGCTGTCCACCGCCGTGCCGGTGCTGGCGATCGTGCTGGCGGTGGTGGCCGACAAGGCGTCACTGCTGCACGCCACCCCCGAAAAGCTGTTCACCCCCATCCTGCTGCTGGCGGTGGCGGCGCTGGGCATCGGTTTCGTCAGCACGCTGCTGGTGGCCATGTCGATCGCCGACCCGCTGCGCCAGCTGCGCTGGGCCCTGTCGGAGGTGCAGCGCGGTAACTACAACGCGCACATGCAGATCTACGACGCCAGCGAGCTGGGGCTGCTGCAGGCCGGCTTCAACGACATGGTGCGTGACCTGTCCGAGCGGCAGCGGCTGCGCGACCTGTTCGGCCGCTACGTCGGCGAGGACGTGGCCCGCCGCGCCCTCGAGCGCGGCACCGAGCTGGGCGGGCAGGAGCGCGACGTGGCGGTGCTGTTCGTCGACCTGGTGGGGTCCACCAAGCTTGCCGCCACGCGGCCGCCCGCCGAGGTCGTCCACCTGCTCAACGAATTCTTCCGGGTGGTGGTGGACACCGTCGGCAAGCACGGCGGCTTCGTCAACAAGTTCCAGGGCGACGCCGCGCTGGCCATCTTCGGCGCGCCGATCGAGCACCCCGACTCCTCAGGCGGTGCGCTGGCCGCGGCCCGTGAGCTGCACGACGAGCTGCTCCCGGTGATCGGTTCCGCGGAGTTCGGCATCGGGGTGTCGTCGGGCAGGGCCATCGCCGGGCATATCGGCGCGCAGGCCCGGTTCGAGTACACCGTGATCGGCGACCCGGTCAACGAGGCCGCCCGGCTGACCGAACTGGCCAAACTCGAGAGCGGCCACGTGCTGGCGTCGGCGATCGCCGTCAGCGGCGCCCTGGACGCCGAGGCGCTGTGCTGGGATGTCGGCGAGGTCGTCGAGCTGCGCGGGCGGGCGGCGCCCACCCAGCTGGCGAGGCCGCTGAAACTGGCCGGGGTCAGCAATTCGGCGCCCAGCCGGGCGCGTCCGAGCGACATGCCCAGCGAGGCGATCGGCCCCGGCTACTAG
- a CDS encoding DNA polymerase III subunit delta' yields the protein MSGVFTRLVGQEAVTAELLAAARAARGDVVHSGGGAGTMTHAWLITGPPGSGRSVAALCFAAALQCTSSVEDGGPGCGRCRACTTTLAGTHADVRRVIPEGLSIGVDEMRAIVQIASRRPSTGHRQIVVVEDADRLTEGAANALLKVVEEPPPSTVFLLCAPSVDPEDIAVTLRSRCRHVALVTPSTEAIAGVLVDSDGLPPDTATWAASVSGGHVGRARRLATDPEARERRERALALVRDAATPSRAYAAAEELVAAAEAEAVVLTADRAEAETEELRTALGAGGTGKGTAGAMRGAAGAMKDLERRQKSRHTRASRDALDRALIDLATYFRDALLLSAHAGGIRANHPDMTERIASLAAHATPERLLRCIEAVLDCREALAVNVKPKFAVDAMVATIGGELRD from the coding sequence ATGTCCGGAGTATTTACGCGGCTGGTAGGCCAGGAGGCCGTCACCGCCGAGTTGCTGGCCGCCGCCAGAGCCGCCCGCGGTGACGTGGTTCACAGCGGCGGCGGAGCCGGGACTATGACACATGCGTGGCTGATCACCGGCCCGCCGGGTTCCGGGCGCTCTGTGGCCGCGTTGTGCTTCGCGGCCGCGCTGCAGTGCACGTCTTCCGTCGAAGACGGCGGCCCGGGGTGCGGCCGGTGCCGGGCGTGCACGACGACCCTGGCGGGCACCCACGCCGACGTGCGCCGGGTGATCCCCGAGGGCCTGTCCATCGGCGTCGACGAGATGCGCGCGATCGTGCAGATCGCCTCGCGCCGGCCCAGCACCGGTCACCGGCAGATCGTGGTCGTCGAAGACGCCGACCGGCTGACCGAAGGCGCGGCCAACGCGCTGCTCAAGGTCGTCGAGGAACCGCCGCCGTCGACGGTTTTCCTGCTGTGCGCCCCGTCGGTGGACCCCGAGGACATCGCCGTCACGCTGCGGTCGCGGTGCCGGCACGTCGCGCTGGTGACGCCGTCGACCGAGGCGATCGCGGGCGTGCTGGTCGACAGCGACGGCCTGCCCCCCGACACGGCGACCTGGGCGGCGTCGGTCAGCGGCGGCCACGTGGGGCGGGCGCGCCGGCTGGCCACCGACCCCGAGGCCCGGGAGCGGCGCGAGCGGGCGCTGGCGCTGGTGCGCGACGCGGCCACCCCGTCGCGGGCCTACGCCGCCGCCGAGGAGTTGGTGGCCGCGGCCGAGGCCGAGGCGGTGGTGCTGACCGCCGACCGGGCCGAGGCCGAGACCGAGGAGTTGCGCACGGCGCTGGGGGCTGGGGGCACCGGCAAGGGCACGGCGGGCGCGATGCGTGGCGCCGCGGGCGCGATGAAAGATCTGGAGCGGCGCCAGAAGTCGCGTCATACCCGGGCCTCGCGTGATGCGCTGGACCGCGCGCTGATCGACCTGGCCACCTACTTCCGTGACGCGCTGCTGTTGTCGGCGCACGCCGGCGGGATACGGGCCAACCATCCCGACATGACCGAGCGCATCGCGTCGCTGGCCGCCCACGCCACGCCCGAGCGGCTGTTGCGGTGCATCGAGGCCGTCCTGGACTGCCGCGAGGCGCTGGCGGTCAACGTCAAGCCCAAGTTCGCCGTCGACGCGATGGTCGCCACCATCGGTGGCGAACTGCGCGATTGA
- a CDS encoding NAD-dependent epimerase/dehydratase family protein, which yields MRALVTGAAGFIGSTLVDRLLDDGHTVVGLDNFASGRATNLEHLAGNPAYGFVEADIVTADLEAILAEHRPEVVFHLAAQIDVRRSVAEPQFDASVNVMGTVRLAEAARRAGVRKVVHTSSGGSIYGTPPRYPTPETVPTDPASPYAAGKVAGEIYLNTFRHLYGIECSHIAPANVYGPRQDPHGEAGVVAIFAQALLSGKPTKVFGDGGKTRDYVFVDDVVDAFVKAAGEAGGGQRFNIGTGLETSDRQLHSAVAAAVGGPDEPEFHPDRLGDLRRSCLDIGLAQRVLGWQPKVQLDEGVRRTVEYFRSVR from the coding sequence GTGCGAGCACTGGTTACCGGAGCGGCCGGATTCATCGGGTCGACGCTAGTCGACCGCCTGCTGGACGACGGTCACACGGTGGTCGGGCTGGACAACTTCGCGAGCGGTCGCGCGACCAACCTCGAGCACCTGGCCGGCAACCCCGCTTACGGCTTCGTCGAGGCCGACATCGTGACCGCCGACCTCGAGGCCATCCTCGCCGAGCACCGGCCCGAAGTGGTTTTCCATCTCGCCGCGCAGATCGACGTGCGCCGCTCGGTGGCCGAGCCGCAATTCGACGCGTCGGTCAACGTGATGGGCACGGTGCGCCTGGCCGAGGCCGCCCGCCGCGCGGGCGTGCGCAAGGTCGTGCACACCTCCTCGGGCGGGTCGATCTATGGCACCCCGCCGCGATACCCGACCCCGGAAACCGTTCCCACCGACCCGGCCTCGCCCTACGCCGCCGGCAAGGTGGCCGGGGAGATCTACCTGAACACCTTTCGTCACCTCTACGGAATCGAGTGCTCACACATCGCGCCGGCCAACGTCTACGGCCCGCGGCAGGACCCACACGGCGAGGCGGGCGTGGTGGCGATCTTCGCCCAGGCGCTGCTGTCCGGTAAGCCCACCAAGGTGTTCGGGGACGGCGGCAAGACCCGCGACTACGTGTTCGTCGACGACGTGGTGGACGCCTTCGTCAAGGCGGCCGGTGAGGCCGGCGGCGGGCAGCGTTTCAACATCGGCACCGGGCTGGAAACCTCGGACCGGCAACTGCATTCGGCGGTGGCGGCCGCCGTCGGCGGTCCCGACGAGCCGGAGTTCCATCCGGACCGCCTGGGCGACCTGAGGCGGTCCTGCCTCGACATCGGCCTGGCCCAGCGGGTTTTGGGCTGGCAGCCCAAGGTCCAGCTGGACGAAGGCGTGCGGCGCACCGTGGAATACTTCCGCAGCGTCCGTTGA
- a CDS encoding DUF2304 domain-containing protein, with amino-acid sequence MNWIQVLLIASIITLLVYLLRSRRNARSRAWVKVGYVVFVLGGIYAVLRPHDTTVVAHWFGIGRGTDLMLYALIMAFCFTTLSTYLRFKDLELRYARLARAVALEGAQPPEAEISSGTMKFE; translated from the coding sequence ATGAACTGGATCCAGGTGCTGCTGATCGCCTCGATCATCACGCTGCTGGTCTACCTGCTGCGGTCGCGCCGCAACGCGCGGTCGCGGGCCTGGGTCAAGGTCGGATATGTCGTGTTCGTGCTCGGCGGCATCTACGCCGTGCTGCGGCCACACGACACCACGGTGGTCGCGCACTGGTTCGGGATCGGCCGCGGCACCGACCTGATGCTCTACGCGCTGATCATGGCGTTCTGCTTCACCACGCTGAGCACCTACCTGCGGTTCAAGGACCTGGAGTTGCGCTACGCGCGCCTGGCGCGGGCGGTCGCGCTCGAGGGCGCGCAACCGCCCGAGGCCGAAATAAGCTCGGGCACAATGAAATTCGAGTAA
- a CDS encoding glycosyltransferase family 2 protein: MAPKTNTGMHDVWIVIPAFNEAAVIGEVIADVRAVFDNVVCVDDGSTDGTGEIARRAGAHLVRHPVNLGQGAAIQTGVEYARKQPGAQVFATFDADGQHRVKDVAAMIDRLAAGDVDVVIGTRFGAPEGSRPPFVKQIVLQTAARLSRRGRRLGLTDTNNGLRVFNKKVADGLNITMSGMSHANEFIMLVDENHWRVAEQPVDVLYTEYSKSKGQPLLNGVNIIFDGLLRGRTSR, encoded by the coding sequence ATGGCTCCGAAAACGAACACCGGTATGCACGACGTCTGGATCGTCATCCCCGCCTTCAACGAAGCCGCCGTCATCGGCGAGGTGATCGCCGATGTGCGCGCGGTCTTCGACAACGTCGTGTGCGTGGACGACGGCAGCACCGACGGCACCGGGGAGATCGCCAGGCGGGCGGGCGCGCACCTGGTGCGCCACCCGGTCAACCTGGGGCAGGGCGCGGCGATCCAGACCGGCGTCGAGTACGCGCGCAAGCAACCCGGCGCGCAGGTGTTCGCAACGTTCGACGCCGACGGCCAGCACCGCGTCAAGGACGTCGCCGCGATGATCGACCGGCTCGCCGCGGGTGACGTCGACGTCGTCATCGGGACCCGCTTCGGGGCACCCGAGGGCAGCCGGCCCCCGTTCGTCAAGCAAATCGTGCTGCAGACCGCCGCGCGGCTGAGCCGGCGCGGCCGCCGGCTCGGGCTGACCGACACCAACAACGGCTTGCGGGTGTTCAACAAGAAGGTCGCCGACGGGCTGAACATCACGATGAGCGGCATGAGCCACGCCAACGAATTCATCATGCTGGTCGACGAAAACCATTGGCGGGTGGCCGAACAACCCGTCGACGTGCTCTACACCGAGTACTCCAAGTCCAAGGGGCAGCCGCTGCTCAACGGCGTGAACATCATCTTCGACGGGTTACTGCGAGGGAGGACTTCCCGATGA
- a CDS encoding DUF475 domain-containing protein, which yields MAAFRTFGISLVVTVAALAAGYAHGGLKDLFLLLVLAILEVSLSFDNAIINAAILKQMSPFWRQMFLTVGILIAVFGMRLVFPLLLVWATAGLDPVRAMDLALHPPPHGGLVFPDGSPSYEKLVAAAHPQIAAFGGTFLLMLFLDFVFHDRDIKWLKWIEVPFARIGRLGQVPVAVACVTLVLAGACLTRSGDERATVLTAGLLGLVSYLVVNGLSRAFRPPDLEAAQAGRTGVTGRAGLGLFVYLEVLDAAFSFDGVTGAFAITSDPIVIALGLGLVGSMFVRSITIFLVQQEALDRYVYLEHGAHWAIGVLSVIMLGSIDPRFQVPEAVTASVGVVFIGAALGWSVLRNRRHARAQGART from the coding sequence ATGGCCGCGTTCCGCACCTTCGGGATTTCGCTGGTGGTCACCGTGGCGGCCCTGGCCGCCGGGTATGCCCACGGCGGGCTCAAGGACCTGTTTCTGCTGCTGGTGCTCGCCATTCTCGAGGTGTCGCTGTCGTTCGACAACGCCATCATCAACGCCGCGATTCTCAAGCAGATGAGCCCGTTCTGGCGGCAGATGTTCTTGACCGTCGGGATTTTGATCGCGGTGTTCGGCATGCGGCTGGTGTTCCCGCTGCTGCTGGTGTGGGCGACCGCGGGCCTCGATCCCGTGCGCGCGATGGACTTGGCGCTGCACCCGCCGCCGCACGGCGGGCTGGTCTTCCCCGACGGGTCGCCGAGTTACGAGAAGCTGGTCGCCGCGGCCCACCCGCAGATCGCGGCGTTCGGCGGGACGTTCCTGCTGATGTTGTTCCTGGACTTCGTGTTTCACGATCGAGACATCAAGTGGCTCAAGTGGATCGAGGTGCCCTTCGCCCGCATCGGGCGCCTCGGCCAGGTGCCGGTGGCGGTTGCGTGCGTCACCCTGGTGCTGGCCGGCGCGTGCCTGACGCGCTCCGGTGACGAGCGCGCGACCGTGCTCACCGCGGGCCTGCTCGGACTGGTCTCCTACCTGGTGGTCAACGGCCTGAGCCGGGCCTTTCGCCCGCCCGACCTCGAGGCGGCCCAGGCCGGCCGGACCGGGGTGACGGGCAGGGCCGGCCTGGGGCTGTTCGTCTACCTCGAGGTCCTCGACGCCGCCTTCTCGTTCGACGGGGTCACCGGCGCCTTTGCCATCACGTCCGATCCCATCGTGATCGCGCTGGGTCTGGGCCTGGTGGGTTCGATGTTCGTCCGGTCGATCACGATCTTCCTGGTGCAACAGGAGGCGCTGGACCGCTACGTCTACCTCGAGCACGGCGCGCACTGGGCGATCGGGGTGCTGTCGGTGATCATGCTGGGATCGATCGACCCGAGATTCCAGGTGCCCGAGGCGGTCACCGCGTCGGTGGGCGTGGTCTTCATCGGCGCCGCGCTGGGCTGGAGCGTGTTGCGCAACCGGCGCCACGCCCGCGCACAGGGCGCCCGAACCTAG
- a CDS encoding inorganic diphosphatase has protein sequence MEFDVTIEILKGQRNKYEIDHKTGRVRLDRYLYTAMGYPTDYGFIEDTLGEDGDPLDAMVLLPQSVFPGVIVEARPVGMFRMTDEKGGDDKVLCVPAGDHRWEHVQDIGDVPEFELDVIKHFFVHYKDLEPGKFVKAADWVGRADAEAEIQRSIERFKTSGH, from the coding sequence GTGGAATTCGATGTGACCATCGAGATCCTGAAGGGTCAGCGGAACAAATACGAGATCGATCACAAGACGGGCCGGGTGCGGCTGGACCGCTACCTGTACACCGCGATGGGCTACCCGACCGATTACGGCTTCATCGAGGACACCCTCGGCGAGGACGGCGACCCACTGGACGCGATGGTGCTGCTGCCGCAGTCGGTGTTCCCGGGCGTCATCGTCGAGGCCCGCCCCGTGGGCATGTTCCGGATGACCGACGAGAAGGGCGGCGACGACAAGGTCCTGTGCGTGCCGGCCGGCGACCACCGCTGGGAGCACGTCCAGGACATCGGCGACGTCCCGGAGTTCGAGCTCGACGTCATCAAGCACTTCTTCGTGCACTACAAGGACCTCGAGCCGGGCAAATTCGTCAAGGCCGCGGACTGGGTCGGCCGCGCCGACGCCGAGGCCGAGATCCAGCGCTCGATCGAGCGGTTCAAGACCTCCGGACACTAG
- the dacB gene encoding D-alanyl-D-alanine carboxypeptidase/D-alanyl-D-alanine endopeptidase, translating to MGRTRWRKSTQVLVGLAVLAFVAAVVAAATFFTTGGHGGGARAPIPPPHAPPVKPGMVPVSDSAETPSPGGVAAALAGVAADPNLGRLGGRITDALTGKEVWQVADDVPLVPASTNKVLTSAAALLTLDRQARISTRVVAGSQNAQGPVVLVGAGDPTLSAAPPDAPTWYKNAPRVSDLVEQIKRSGMTPTAVQVDTSAFTGPTMAQGWDPADVDNGDIAPIEAAMIDAGRIQPSTVNSRRTRTPALDAGRELAKALGLDPGAVTIATAPAGARQLAVVQSAPLVQRLSQMMNASDNVMAECIAREVAAAINRPRSFSGAADAVTNRLSTAHVDTTGAALMDSSGLSVDDRLTAKTLDGVVQAAAGPDQPSLRALLDLLPIAAGSGTLADRFVDSATNQGPAGWLRAKTGSLTAINALAGVLTDRSGRVLTFAFLSNAAGPNGRNAMDALAARLWSCGCA from the coding sequence ATGGGTCGTACTCGCTGGCGGAAGTCCACCCAGGTGCTCGTCGGGCTGGCCGTGCTGGCGTTCGTCGCGGCCGTCGTGGCGGCGGCGACGTTCTTCACCACCGGTGGGCACGGCGGCGGCGCGCGGGCTCCCATACCGCCTCCGCACGCGCCGCCGGTGAAGCCGGGGATGGTCCCGGTCAGCGACAGCGCCGAGACGCCCAGCCCCGGCGGGGTGGCCGCCGCGCTGGCGGGCGTGGCCGCCGATCCCAACCTCGGCCGGCTCGGGGGCCGGATCACCGACGCCCTCACCGGCAAGGAGGTGTGGCAGGTCGCCGACGACGTGCCGCTCGTGCCGGCCTCGACCAACAAGGTCCTCACCTCGGCCGCGGCGCTGCTGACGCTGGACCGGCAGGCCCGGATCAGCACCAGGGTGGTCGCCGGCAGCCAGAACGCGCAGGGGCCGGTGGTCCTGGTGGGCGCCGGGGACCCGACGCTCTCGGCCGCGCCGCCGGATGCGCCGACCTGGTACAAGAACGCGCCGCGCGTCAGCGACCTCGTCGAGCAGATCAAGCGCAGCGGCATGACGCCCACGGCCGTGCAGGTGGACACCTCGGCGTTCACCGGTCCGACGATGGCGCAGGGCTGGGACCCGGCCGATGTCGACAACGGCGACATCGCGCCGATCGAGGCGGCGATGATCGACGCCGGGCGCATCCAGCCGAGCACGGTCAACTCGCGGCGCACCAGAACCCCGGCCCTGGACGCCGGGCGGGAGCTGGCCAAGGCGCTGGGCCTCGATCCCGGGGCGGTGACGATCGCGACGGCGCCGGCCGGCGCGCGGCAGCTGGCCGTCGTGCAGTCGGCGCCGCTGGTCCAGCGGCTGTCCCAGATGATGAACGCCTCGGACAACGTGATGGCCGAGTGCATCGCCCGTGAGGTGGCCGCGGCCATCAACCGGCCCCGCAGCTTCTCGGGCGCCGCCGACGCGGTGACCAACCGGCTGAGCACCGCGCACGTCGACACCACCGGCGCCGCGCTGATGGACTCCAGCGGCTTGTCCGTCGACGACCGGTTGACCGCGAAGACCCTCGACGGCGTCGTGCAGGCTGCCGCGGGGCCGGACCAGCCGTCCCTTCGTGCGCTGCTGGACCTGCTCCCGATCGCCGCCGGCAGCGGGACGCTGGCCGACCGCTTCGTCGACTCGGCCACCAACCAGGGCCCGGCCGGCTGGCTGCGCGCCAAAACCGGCTCGCTGACCGCCATCAACGCGCTGGCCGGTGTGCTCACCGACCGCAGCGGGCGGGTGCTCACGTTCGCGTTCCTGTCCAACGCCGCGGGCCCCAACGGCCGCAACGCGATGGACGCCCTGGCGGCGCGCCTGTGGTCCTGCGGGTGCGCATGA